From a single Candoia aspera isolate rCanAsp1 chromosome 2, rCanAsp1.hap2, whole genome shotgun sequence genomic region:
- the AMTN gene encoding amelotin, whose product MKIVILLLSLLGLTFSIPVNQAGRILATSNSREILRLLHRYRAMGNTPQQTQPRPRVVPGLPPAKLVPDPNLPGNQPPNVVTPFEWPFTNFPVISQLTEVGGPNLQNFPVFSIPQNQVFPIDMNYLTTLLGILSTLQTLPVAGGGMTVPQQLQPGQPMLPIIVAQMGPQGAVLSSEEMSPSQFLTGLLVPGMQGALFPSGQAEPPPEGQEGLLPAGQAGSNPEGTAAGIQKVFSTTADGLSEIPGELYPTPSGFRQPDVGTSGMFVEPTADINMEPSELREPPTSIVKLDMGNMQSPHNLSQPPVRGDSHVP is encoded by the exons ATGAAGATTGTaattttgcttctttctcttttgggaCTGACATTCTCCATACCA GTCAACCAAGCTGGTAGGATTCTGGCTACAAGCAACAGCAGAGAA ATATTACGGCTGTTGCATAGGTACAGAGCCATGGGTAATACTCCACAGCAAACACAG CCCCGGCCAAGAGTGGTCCCTGGGCTGCCTCCAGCAAAGCTGGTTCCAGATCCAAACCTACCAGGAAATCAGCCTCCAAATGTG GTTACCCCATTTGAATGGCCATTCACAAATTTCCCAGTTATTTCCCAGTTAACAGAGGTGGGAGGTCCAAATCTCCAA AACTTTCCTGTCTTCAGCATACCACAGAATCAGGTGTTCCCAATAGATATGAATTAT CTTACTACTCTCTTAGGAATATTATCCACACTGCAGACATTGCCTGTAGCTGGTGGAGGAATGACTGTACCACAACAGCTACAGCCAGGGCAACCG ATGCTTCCAATTATAGTTGCACAGATGGGGCCACAG GGTGCAGTGCTCAGCTCTGAGGAGATG TCACCTTCACAGTTCCTCACTGGGCTTCTCGTCCCTGGCATGCAAGGAGCTTTGTTCCCTTCAGGCCAAGCTGAGCCCCCTCCTGAAGGTCAAGAAGGACTTCTTCCAGCAGGCCAGGCTGGATCCAATCCTGAAGGCACAGCAGCAGGCATCCAGAAGGTCTTCTCCACAACTGCTGATGGACTGAGCGAGATTCCAGGCGAGTTGTATCCAACTCCCTCTGGCTTCAGACAGCCAGATGTTGGGACAAGTGGCATGTTTGTAGAACCAACTGCGGACATCAATATGGAGCCAAGTGAGCTTCGGGAACCACCCACATCTATTGTAAAACTTGATATGGGTAATATGCAGAGTCCTCACAATCTCTCTCAGCCACCTGTGAGAGGAGACAGCCACGTACCATGA